In Streptomyces sp. NBC_00414, a single window of DNA contains:
- a CDS encoding beta-ketoacyl-[acyl-carrier-protein] synthase family protein, translated as MAHAAGKVLVTGLGATTPLGGDVPSTWESLLAGRSGARQLTAPWAQDLAVRIACPAASEPAPLVGPALARRTDRSTQFALVAAREAWRDAGSPDVDPGRLGVVVASGLGGLTSLLNSHDVLREKGPRRVSPHTVPMFMPNGPAAQVGLELGARAGVHTTASACASGAEAVGYALAMIRSGRADVVVAGGTEAPIHPLIMTAFANMMAMSRRNEDPEAASRPYDRDRDGFVMGEGAGILVLESEEHARARGVRVYGEAAGVGLTSDAHHIAQPEPDGRDVTRAVRTALADAGADREDVVHVNAHATSTPLRDLAELAALSRVLGDRAARVPLSATKSMTGHLLGATGAVESVAAVLALHHRLAPPTINVDVLDERADTAADVVRDKPRELPDGPAVVLNNSFGFGGHNVCLAFRGSGPGPRSGPGTRL; from the coding sequence ATGGCGCACGCCGCCGGGAAAGTTCTCGTCACCGGGCTCGGAGCCACCACCCCGCTGGGCGGTGACGTCCCGTCCACCTGGGAGTCCCTGCTCGCCGGCCGCTCCGGGGCCCGGCAGCTGACCGCGCCCTGGGCGCAGGACCTGGCCGTACGCATCGCGTGCCCGGCGGCGAGCGAGCCCGCGCCGCTCGTCGGGCCGGCGCTGGCCCGGCGTACGGACCGCTCGACGCAGTTCGCCCTCGTGGCGGCCCGCGAGGCATGGCGGGACGCCGGCAGTCCGGACGTGGACCCCGGGCGGCTCGGCGTCGTCGTCGCCTCGGGCCTGGGCGGGCTGACCTCACTGCTGAACTCCCATGACGTACTGCGGGAGAAGGGGCCGCGCCGGGTCTCCCCGCACACGGTGCCGATGTTCATGCCGAACGGTCCGGCCGCCCAGGTCGGCCTCGAACTCGGCGCGCGGGCCGGCGTCCACACCACCGCCTCCGCCTGCGCCTCGGGCGCCGAAGCGGTGGGGTACGCCCTGGCGATGATCCGCTCCGGACGTGCGGACGTGGTGGTGGCGGGCGGTACCGAGGCGCCGATCCACCCCCTGATCATGACCGCCTTCGCCAACATGATGGCCATGTCGCGGCGCAACGAGGACCCCGAGGCCGCCTCCCGTCCCTACGACCGTGACCGGGACGGCTTCGTGATGGGGGAGGGCGCCGGAATCCTGGTCCTGGAGTCCGAGGAGCACGCCCGCGCCCGTGGCGTACGCGTCTACGGCGAGGCGGCCGGCGTCGGCCTGACCTCCGACGCCCACCACATCGCGCAGCCCGAACCCGACGGCCGTGACGTGACCCGCGCGGTGCGGACGGCCCTGGCGGACGCCGGCGCAGACCGGGAGGACGTCGTCCACGTCAACGCCCACGCCACGTCGACGCCCTTGCGCGACCTCGCCGAACTCGCCGCGCTGAGCCGTGTACTGGGCGACCGCGCCGCCCGGGTCCCCCTGTCCGCGACCAAGTCGATGACCGGCCATCTGCTGGGAGCGACCGGGGCGGTGGAGTCGGTGGCCGCGGTGCTGGCCCTGCACCACCGGCTGGCCCCGCCCACGATCAACGTCGACGTCCTGGACGAGCGGGCCGACACCGCCGCCGACGTCGTACGCGACAAGCCGCGCGAGCTGCCTGACGGTCCGGCGGTCGTCCTGAACAACTCGTTCGGCTTCGGCGGACACAACGTGTGCCTGGCCTTCCGCGGCAGCGGACCCGGCCCCCGCAGCGGCCCCGGTACCCGGCTCTGA
- a CDS encoding MarR family winged helix-turn-helix transcriptional regulator, producing the protein MSRPQTATDTTLSRAPATAEPPPHDSELRYLLLAAQREGARQMTGQLRPFNLTPAQAEILLVLAERAPLTLAEVGRLIVCESGSPSRIVDTLTKRSLIDREPGQVDRRVVYLRLTPRGQELIPVLRGIDTQTDAMITDCLSLEEQAVMTRGLRRILDGTPSGTALAARFEHEKQ; encoded by the coding sequence ATGTCCCGCCCCCAGACCGCCACGGACACCACGTTGAGCCGGGCGCCCGCGACGGCCGAGCCACCTCCGCACGACTCGGAACTGCGCTACCTCCTGCTGGCCGCGCAGCGTGAGGGTGCGCGGCAGATGACCGGACAGCTCAGGCCCTTCAACCTGACGCCGGCCCAGGCGGAGATCCTGCTGGTGCTGGCCGAGCGCGCCCCGCTCACGCTCGCCGAGGTGGGCCGCCTGATCGTCTGCGAGAGCGGCAGTCCCAGCCGCATCGTCGACACCCTCACCAAGCGCAGCCTGATCGACCGCGAGCCGGGACAGGTGGACCGCCGGGTCGTCTACCTGCGGCTCACCCCGCGCGGGCAGGAACTCATCCCCGTACTGCGCGGCATCGACACCCAGACCGACGCGATGATCACCGACTGTCTGAGCCTGGAGGAGCAGGCGGTCATGACCCGCGGACTGCGCCGGATCCTCGACGGCACACCCAGCGGGACGGCTCTGGCGGCACGCTTCGAGCACGAGAAGCAGTAA
- a CDS encoding SRPBCC family protein translates to MNANANTSGNVHASHILIPAPVGIVRQILLEPTGLAEWNPAFLSVRGPSEALTGRRYPLVARGALRGHWEYVSIGETLIEGRWEVPGLAETNSWSLLPHGEGTHVTHSFTHRGSLAALLRPAFAGVADLRLDRLSGRARQRALAQVS, encoded by the coding sequence ATGAACGCCAACGCCAACACCAGCGGCAATGTCCATGCCTCGCACATCCTGATCCCGGCGCCTGTCGGGATCGTGCGGCAGATCCTTCTGGAACCCACCGGCCTGGCCGAGTGGAACCCCGCCTTCCTCTCGGTCAGGGGCCCGTCGGAGGCGCTCACCGGCCGGCGCTACCCTCTCGTCGCCCGTGGCGCTCTCCGCGGCCACTGGGAGTACGTGAGCATCGGCGAGACCCTCATCGAGGGCCGGTGGGAGGTTCCCGGCCTGGCCGAGACCAACAGCTGGAGCCTGCTGCCCCACGGCGAGGGCACCCACGTCACGCACTCCTTCACGCACCGGGGCAGCCTCGCCGCCCTGCTGCGGCCGGCGTTCGCGGGCGTCGCCGACCTCCGCCTGGACCGGCTGTCCGGGCGAGCCCGGCAACGCGCGCTGGCCCAGGTGTCCTGA
- a CDS encoding adenylosuccinate synthase gives MPALVLLGAQWGDEGKGKATDLLGGSVDYVVRYQGGNNAGHTVVVGDQKYALHLLPSGILSPGCTPVIGNGVVVDPSVLFSELNGLNERGVDTSKLLISGNAHIITPYNVTVDKVTERFLGKRKIGTTGRGIGPTYADKINRVGIRVQDLYDESILTQKVEAALDGKNQLLTKVFNRRAIETEQIVEELLTYAERLRPYVADTVLLLNKALDDDKVVLFEGGQGTLLDIDHGTYPFVTSSNPTAGGACTGSGVGPTKISRVIGILKAYTTRVGAGPFPTELLDEDGEALRRIGHERGVTTGRDRRCGWFDAPIARYATRVNGLTDFFLTKLDVLTGWDEIPVCVAYEIDGKRVEELPYSQTDFHHAKPIYENLPGWSEDITKAKTFADLPKNAQAYVKALEDMSGAPISAIGVGPGRDETIEINSFLR, from the coding sequence GTGCCCGCACTTGTGCTGCTCGGTGCTCAGTGGGGTGACGAAGGCAAGGGAAAGGCCACCGACCTGCTCGGTGGTTCCGTGGACTATGTGGTGCGCTACCAAGGCGGCAACAACGCCGGCCATACGGTAGTCGTGGGCGATCAGAAGTACGCCCTCCACCTCCTCCCTTCCGGAATCCTCTCGCCGGGGTGCACCCCGGTCATCGGTAACGGAGTCGTCGTCGACCCATCGGTCCTGTTCTCCGAGCTGAACGGACTGAACGAGCGAGGCGTCGACACCTCCAAACTCCTCATCAGCGGAAACGCGCACATCATCACGCCGTACAACGTGACGGTGGACAAGGTGACGGAACGCTTCCTCGGCAAGCGGAAGATCGGCACGACCGGCCGGGGCATCGGTCCCACCTACGCCGACAAGATCAACCGTGTCGGTATCCGTGTCCAGGACCTGTACGACGAGTCGATCCTGACGCAGAAGGTCGAGGCGGCCCTCGACGGCAAGAACCAGCTCCTCACCAAGGTCTTCAACCGCCGCGCGATCGAGACCGAGCAGATCGTCGAGGAGCTGCTGACCTACGCGGAAAGGCTGCGTCCGTACGTCGCCGACACCGTCCTGCTGCTCAACAAGGCGCTCGACGACGACAAGGTGGTCCTCTTCGAGGGCGGCCAGGGCACGCTGCTGGACATCGACCACGGCACGTATCCCTTCGTGACGTCGTCGAACCCCACCGCGGGCGGTGCCTGCACGGGTTCGGGCGTCGGACCGACGAAGATCAGCCGGGTCATCGGCATCCTGAAGGCGTACACGACGCGTGTCGGTGCGGGCCCGTTCCCCACGGAGCTGCTCGACGAGGACGGCGAGGCGCTGCGCCGCATCGGCCACGAGCGCGGTGTCACCACCGGCCGTGACCGGCGCTGCGGCTGGTTCGACGCGCCCATCGCCCGTTACGCGACGCGCGTCAACGGCCTGACGGACTTTTTCCTCACCAAGCTCGACGTCCTCACCGGCTGGGACGAGATCCCGGTCTGTGTCGCGTACGAGATCGACGGCAAGCGCGTCGAGGAGCTTCCGTACTCGCAGACCGACTTCCACCACGCGAAGCCGATCTACGAGAACCTGCCCGGCTGGTCGGAGGACATCACGAAGGCCAAGACCTTCGCCGACCTCCCGAAGAACGCCCAGGCGTACGTGAAGGCGCTGGAGGACATGTCCGGCGCCCCGATCTCCGCCATCGGCGTGGGCCCGGGCCGCGACGAGACGATCGAGATCAACTCGTTCCTCCGGTAG
- a CDS encoding 1-acyl-sn-glycerol-3-phosphate acyltransferase — MSRLPRWMAGASNAVTRPAVTHRFLAGVEGVRHLPADQPFVLVANHSSFADHLVLDAVLDALRDTRTSYLTKAEAFVHPIRSRWTHGMGGIPVDRDRPGKELLAAVDSVFAGSGALVVYPEGTRGTGWPLLPFKDGAFRFAVRAGVPVIPVAMWGAQHVLPKGASLPRRAKVRVVFGPALPDDTALSRPQRVKALVEAAREALEPLVDTARTEPDPRRKRQASLELVRRAESVAETMLSRTDTLPAERRMRQARLLLTLARRTDPDRFDRPDDAVGADARVLAARLTGLRALDAPAVLRPAVLRGVRRGAEEVLRNHPDHLMARYLLGRWHLLMPRALGGRREEALEHLRHAARLGAHDTRYPMAYAEALIAVGRDDEAAGQLRGVLAAPAPDVRTADRRRRAEAQYQQLAGAGAGPTTPRG; from the coding sequence GTGAGCCGTCTCCCCCGGTGGATGGCCGGTGCGTCGAATGCGGTCACCCGACCCGCGGTCACGCACCGGTTCCTCGCCGGAGTAGAAGGGGTCCGGCACCTGCCGGCCGACCAGCCGTTCGTCCTCGTCGCCAACCACAGCAGCTTCGCCGACCACCTCGTCCTCGACGCCGTACTCGACGCGCTGCGGGACACCCGTACCTCCTACCTCACGAAGGCCGAGGCCTTCGTCCACCCGATACGCAGCCGGTGGACGCACGGCATGGGAGGCATCCCGGTGGACCGGGACCGCCCCGGCAAGGAACTGCTGGCCGCGGTGGACAGTGTCTTCGCCGGCTCCGGTGCCCTCGTGGTCTACCCCGAGGGCACCCGCGGGACGGGCTGGCCCCTGCTGCCCTTCAAGGACGGTGCCTTCCGCTTCGCGGTCCGGGCCGGTGTGCCCGTCATACCCGTGGCGATGTGGGGAGCGCAGCACGTCCTGCCCAAGGGGGCCTCGCTGCCCCGCCGCGCCAAGGTCCGCGTCGTCTTCGGCCCCGCACTGCCCGACGACACCGCGCTGTCCAGGCCCCAGCGGGTCAAAGCCCTGGTGGAGGCGGCGCGTGAAGCGCTGGAGCCGCTGGTGGACACGGCCCGTACCGAACCCGACCCGCGACGAAAGCGGCAGGCGTCCCTGGAACTGGTCCGCCGCGCCGAGTCCGTCGCGGAGACCATGCTCAGCCGCACCGACACCCTGCCCGCCGAACGCCGGATGAGGCAGGCGCGCCTCCTGCTCACCCTGGCCCGCCGTACCGATCCGGACAGATTCGACAGGCCCGACGACGCGGTCGGCGCCGACGCCCGCGTCCTGGCGGCCCGGCTCACCGGACTGCGCGCCCTGGACGCCCCAGCGGTACTGCGCCCCGCAGTGCTGCGGGGTGTCCGGCGCGGCGCCGAGGAGGTGCTGCGGAACCACCCCGACCACCTGATGGCCCGTTACCTGCTAGGCCGTTGGCACCTGTTGATGCCCCGCGCCCTGGGCGGGCGCCGCGAGGAGGCGCTGGAGCACCTGCGGCACGCGGCCCGACTGGGCGCCCACGACACCCGGTACCCCATGGCGTACGCCGAGGCGCTGATCGCGGTCGGCCGCGACGACGAGGCGGCGGGACAGCTGCGCGGCGTTCTCGCCGCCCCCGCCCCCGACGTGCGGACGGCGGACCGGCGGCGCCGGGCCGAGGCCCAGTACCAGCAACTCGCCGGCGCCGGTGCCGGCCCTACGACCCCAAGGGGGTGA
- a CDS encoding ABC transporter ATP-binding protein, with amino-acid sequence MTKAISVSGLHKSFGGTHALDGLDLEVETGEVHGFLGPNGAGKSTTIRVLLGLLRADSGVAQLLGRDPWADAVELHRRVAYVPGDVTLWRNLSGGEVIDLYGRLRGGRRGGLDPARRADLIERFELDPTKKGRTYSKGNRQKVALVAAFASDVDLLILDEPTSGLDPLMEEVFQSCVEEERDRGRTILLSSHILSEVEELCDRVSIIRKGVTVETGSLADLRHLTRTSVTAELAGPPGGLAALPGVHHLDIQGTRVELQVDSDKLNAVLRSLTESGVRSLTSTPPTLEELFLRHYQEDVPAEAVSR; translated from the coding sequence ATGACGAAGGCAATCAGCGTCTCCGGACTGCACAAGTCGTTCGGGGGCACGCATGCTCTGGACGGTCTCGACCTCGAGGTCGAGACCGGCGAGGTCCACGGCTTCCTCGGCCCGAACGGCGCGGGCAAGTCCACCACCATCCGCGTCCTGCTGGGCCTGCTGCGCGCCGACTCGGGCGTCGCGCAGCTCCTGGGCCGGGACCCGTGGGCCGACGCGGTGGAACTGCACCGCCGCGTCGCGTACGTCCCCGGTGACGTGACGCTGTGGCGCAACCTGTCCGGCGGCGAGGTCATCGACCTGTACGGACGTCTTCGCGGGGGCCGCCGGGGAGGCCTGGACCCGGCGCGCCGGGCCGACCTGATCGAACGGTTCGAGCTGGACCCGACGAAGAAGGGGCGCACCTACTCCAAGGGCAACCGGCAGAAGGTCGCCCTCGTCGCCGCCTTCGCCTCGGACGTGGACCTGCTGATCCTGGACGAGCCCACATCGGGCCTGGACCCCCTGATGGAGGAGGTCTTCCAGTCCTGCGTCGAGGAGGAACGCGACCGGGGCCGCACGATCCTCCTCTCCTCCCACATCCTCAGCGAGGTCGAGGAGCTGTGCGACCGCGTCAGCATCATCCGCAAGGGCGTCACGGTCGAGACCGGCTCGCTGGCCGATCTGCGCCACCTCACCCGCACCAGCGTCACCGCCGAACTCGCAGGCCCGCCCGGCGGATTGGCCGCCCTGCCGGGCGTCCACCACCTGGACATCCAGGGCACCCGGGTCGAGCTCCAGGTGGACAGCGACAAGTTGAACGCCGTACTGCGGTCCCTCACCGAGTCCGGCGTACGGTCCCTGACCTCGACGCCGCCGACCCTGGAGGAACTGTTCCTGCGCCACTACCAGGAGGACGTACCGGCCGAGGCGGTGTCCCGATGA
- a CDS encoding SDR family oxidoreductase — MSSPAPTAPPPGSPLKGRVVLLTGAGRGLGLLTAQTLLDQGAAVVANHRSPSDGLDRLADKHKDRIRLVPGDVATDETAALLAAEARRFGRLDVLIHNAAITRDQPLVRMSIEDWDEVQRVNLRGAFLSTKYAVKTMMRARYGRIIYISSITALTGNAGQAAYSSSKAGLHGLAMTVSQEYASYNIRTTTVAPGILDTGLGAAVAGPQRRRMTDRSLLGTGQAEQTAETIAFLASPAADYINATVIRTDGGMRY; from the coding sequence ATGAGCAGTCCGGCTCCGACGGCCCCGCCCCCGGGCAGCCCGCTGAAGGGCAGAGTGGTGCTCCTGACCGGGGCAGGACGGGGCCTCGGCCTGCTGACCGCGCAGACGCTCCTCGACCAGGGGGCGGCGGTCGTGGCCAATCACCGCTCACCCTCGGACGGTCTGGACCGCCTCGCCGACAAGCACAAGGACCGGATCCGGCTCGTTCCCGGTGACGTGGCCACCGACGAGACGGCGGCGCTGCTGGCGGCCGAGGCCCGCCGGTTCGGCCGGCTCGACGTCCTCATCCACAACGCCGCGATCACCCGCGACCAGCCCCTGGTGCGGATGTCGATCGAGGACTGGGACGAGGTGCAGCGGGTCAACCTGCGCGGCGCCTTCCTGAGCACCAAGTACGCGGTGAAGACGATGATGCGGGCGCGCTACGGCCGCATCATCTACATCTCCTCCATCACCGCGCTGACCGGGAACGCGGGCCAGGCGGCCTACTCCTCCTCCAAGGCAGGGCTGCACGGCCTGGCCATGACGGTCTCCCAGGAGTACGCCTCCTACAACATCCGCACCACCACCGTGGCGCCGGGCATCCTCGACACCGGTCTGGGGGCGGCCGTCGCCGGCCCGCAGCGGCGGCGCATGACCGACCGCTCCCTGCTCGGGACCGGCCAGGCGGAACAGACCGCCGAGACGATCGCCTTCCTGGCCTCTCCGGCCGCCGACTACATCAATGCCACGGTCATCCGCACCGACGGAGGAATGAGGTACTGA
- a CDS encoding diacylglycerol kinase codes for MTEVATSDQLLVVIDPVARHGDGEAVRIAKDVLSAGATTKVCLPDGPEEFDRALARRGSRRPVVIGDDRALLRAVSLLHRRRELAGCALSLVPVGVGDGTLSLARALGVPMGAVEAARAVLDGSERRLDLLVDDSDGVVLGALRIPPLGGDAGGGSGAGGAASSAEKHGSPHRHDHHHHHWLRTCQSLVRTLAARPARTPSSASPGPTRLRVEVDGRTLIDLDQPVETVSITPGGAGSGARIEIRPASVGAEAALLEAVARTITVSGADFRYRADAVVAGPVRTRTWTVREAAWGLTLPG; via the coding sequence ATGACCGAGGTGGCGACTTCCGACCAGCTCCTGGTGGTCATCGACCCGGTCGCCCGTCACGGTGACGGTGAGGCGGTACGGATCGCAAAAGACGTGCTCAGCGCGGGTGCGACGACAAAAGTGTGCCTCCCCGACGGGCCCGAGGAATTCGATCGGGCACTGGCCCGGAGAGGGTCGCGGCGACCCGTCGTGATCGGGGACGACCGGGCGCTGTTGCGCGCGGTGTCCCTTTTGCACCGGCGGCGCGAGCTGGCCGGATGTGCACTGTCCCTGGTGCCCGTGGGGGTGGGCGACGGGACGCTGTCGCTCGCGCGGGCCCTCGGGGTGCCCATGGGGGCGGTCGAGGCGGCCCGGGCCGTGCTCGACGGGTCCGAGCGGCGGCTCGATCTGCTGGTGGACGACAGTGACGGGGTGGTGCTGGGAGCGCTACGGATCCCGCCGTTGGGCGGAGACGCCGGGGGCGGCTCGGGTGCCGGTGGGGCCGCGTCCTCGGCGGAGAAGCACGGTTCCCCTCACCGTCACGATCACCACCACCATCACTGGCTGCGGACCTGCCAGTCCCTCGTCCGCACGCTCGCCGCGCGGCCCGCCCGGACGCCCTCGTCCGCCTCGCCCGGGCCCACCCGGCTGCGGGTCGAGGTCGACGGGCGGACCCTCATCGATCTGGACCAGCCCGTGGAAACCGTGTCGATCACTCCGGGAGGGGCCGGGAGCGGTGCCCGGATCGAGATCCGGCCCGCCTCCGTCGGCGCGGAGGCCGCGCTGCTGGAGGCTGTCGCCCGGACGATCACCGTGTCCGGGGCGGATTTCCGGTATCGGGCGGACGCGGTGGTGGCGGGGCCTGTGCGGACCCGGACGTGGACGGTCCGGGAGGCGGCTTGGGGCCTCACCCTGCCGGGATGA
- the ribB gene encoding 3,4-dihydroxy-2-butanone-4-phosphate synthase yields MTAQILEDAPVALDAPIVLDDAAAAVAAIARGELIVVVDDEDRENEGDLIVAAEYADAAAINYMITHGRGLVCVSVTEERAAKLNLPPMVERNEDHHGTAFTVSVDGGPEHGVTTGISAPDRAKTIDLMLNGTGEDLRRPGHIFPLVARPGGVLERPGHTEAAVDLARFAGLTPAGVIVEIILEDGTMARLPQLAQFARREGLVLTSIEKLREYAAARTEQVK; encoded by the coding sequence ATGACCGCGCAGATCCTTGAAGACGCTCCCGTCGCACTCGACGCCCCGATCGTTCTCGACGACGCCGCGGCGGCCGTGGCCGCCATCGCACGCGGGGAGCTCATCGTCGTGGTGGACGACGAGGACAGGGAGAACGAGGGAGACCTCATAGTGGCGGCGGAGTACGCCGACGCCGCGGCCATCAACTACATGATCACCCACGGCCGGGGCCTGGTCTGCGTCTCGGTGACCGAGGAACGTGCCGCGAAGCTGAACCTGCCCCCGATGGTCGAGCGCAACGAGGACCACCACGGCACCGCGTTCACCGTCAGCGTCGACGGCGGCCCGGAGCACGGCGTCACCACCGGCATATCGGCCCCCGACCGGGCCAAGACGATCGACCTCATGCTGAACGGCACCGGCGAGGACCTGCGCCGGCCGGGCCACATCTTCCCCCTCGTGGCCCGCCCGGGCGGCGTCCTGGAGCGCCCCGGCCACACCGAGGCGGCCGTCGACCTCGCCCGTTTCGCGGGGCTCACGCCCGCCGGCGTCATCGTGGAGATCATCCTTGAGGACGGCACGATGGCCCGCCTCCCTCAGCTCGCGCAGTTCGCCCGCCGCGAGGGCCTGGTCCTGACCAGCATCGAAAAGCTCCGGGAGTACGCCGCCGCCCGGACCGAGCAGGTGAAGTGA
- a CDS encoding beta-ketoacyl-ACP synthase III — translation MSTPPVLRPPEGSAYARVVGVGGYRPSRVVPNEEIARRIDSSDEWIRERSGIAERRWAAEQESVALMGAAAAEKALAHAGVTADRIGCVLVATSTHFRQLPALAADIAHRIGTTRAAAFDLSAACAGFTHALAVAHDLVRGGSAGHVLVVATERMSDLIDHDDRATAFLFGDGAGAVVVGPCDTPAMGPVVWGADGSQGGAIDQSASWLELRDGTPSRFPALTMQGQTVFRWAVYEMARVARRALEETGVEAADLEAFIPHQANLRIVEALAHTLRLPAQVAVARDIVHTGNTSAASIPLAMETMLASGAVRSGGLALTIGFGAGLSYAAQVITLP, via the coding sequence GTGTCCACACCCCCCGTACTGAGGCCTCCGGAGGGCTCCGCGTACGCCCGTGTCGTCGGCGTGGGCGGCTACCGGCCCTCCCGTGTGGTGCCCAACGAGGAGATCGCCCGCCGCATCGACTCCAGCGACGAGTGGATCCGCGAACGCTCGGGCATCGCCGAACGGCGCTGGGCGGCCGAGCAGGAGAGCGTGGCCCTCATGGGGGCCGCCGCCGCGGAGAAGGCCCTCGCGCACGCCGGAGTCACCGCCGACCGGATCGGCTGCGTCCTGGTGGCCACTTCCACCCACTTCCGCCAACTGCCCGCCCTCGCCGCCGACATCGCCCACCGGATCGGGACCACGCGGGCCGCCGCCTTCGATCTCTCCGCCGCCTGTGCGGGCTTCACCCACGCCCTGGCGGTCGCCCACGACCTGGTACGCGGCGGCAGCGCCGGCCATGTTCTGGTGGTGGCGACCGAGCGGATGTCCGACCTGATCGACCACGACGACCGTGCCACCGCCTTCCTCTTCGGTGACGGCGCCGGAGCCGTCGTCGTCGGACCCTGTGACACCCCGGCCATGGGCCCGGTGGTCTGGGGCGCCGACGGGTCGCAGGGCGGGGCCATCGACCAGAGCGCCTCCTGGCTGGAACTCCGCGACGGCACGCCGTCCCGTTTCCCGGCCCTGACCATGCAGGGCCAGACCGTGTTCCGCTGGGCGGTCTACGAGATGGCCCGGGTCGCCCGACGGGCCCTGGAGGAGACCGGGGTGGAAGCCGCCGACCTGGAGGCCTTCATTCCGCACCAGGCGAACCTGCGGATCGTGGAGGCTCTCGCCCACACACTGCGGCTGCCCGCGCAGGTGGCCGTCGCCCGCGACATCGTGCACACCGGGAACACCTCGGCGGCCTCCATCCCGCTGGCGATGGAGACCATGCTGGCCTCCGGCGCCGTCCGCAGCGGCGGGCTCGCCCTCACCATCGGCTTCGGCGCCGGCCTCTCGTACGCAGCCCAAGTGATCACGCTGCCCTGA
- a CDS encoding GbsR/MarR family transcriptional regulator, whose protein sequence is MAEPGEAVRGARGEGAERDAEAVSKFVESFAAQLVEAGMQRMPARVFAALLSSDSGTMTSVELGEQLRISPAAVSGAVRYLAQQHMVSREREPGSRRERYRVHSNQWYEALTNRETIIKRWERALREGVDSLGGETPAGRRLAETLAFFEFVDGEIALMMDRWRVHREERFGDG, encoded by the coding sequence ATGGCGGAACCGGGCGAGGCGGTACGGGGTGCGCGGGGCGAGGGTGCGGAGCGTGACGCCGAGGCGGTCTCGAAGTTCGTCGAGAGCTTCGCCGCGCAGCTAGTCGAGGCCGGGATGCAGCGGATGCCGGCCCGGGTGTTCGCCGCGCTGCTCTCCTCCGACTCCGGGACGATGACCTCGGTCGAGCTCGGTGAGCAGCTGCGGATCAGTCCGGCCGCCGTGTCCGGGGCGGTGCGTTATCTCGCGCAGCAGCACATGGTGTCCCGTGAGCGTGAGCCCGGGTCCCGGCGGGAGCGGTATCGGGTGCACAGCAACCAGTGGTACGAGGCGCTGACCAATCGCGAGACGATCATCAAGCGGTGGGAGCGTGCTCTGCGCGAGGGGGTCGACAGTCTTGGGGGTGAGACGCCTGCGGGGCGGCGGCTTGCCGAGACGCTCGCGTTCTTCGAGTTCGTCGATGGGGAGATCGCGTTGATGATGGATCGGTGGCGGGTGCATCGGGAGGAGCGGTTCGGTGACGGCTGA